The following coding sequences lie in one Salvelinus fontinalis isolate EN_2023a chromosome 21, ASM2944872v1, whole genome shotgun sequence genomic window:
- the zmat5 gene encoding zinc finger matrin-type protein 5: MGKRYYCDYCDRSFQDNMHNRKKHLYGVQHHRSKKAWFDNFRDAAAILYDEQTKKPCRKFLQTGQCVFGNNCRFSHMSERDMENLRMQIEDERRSREDPEHRASPERSIEEWLTRREKKRAALSSGSVLKEEDEEDEDNQPENDIPQHFLTIPDLPPSLRPPPPGGWKVKVRTEWG; the protein is encoded by the exons ATGGGGAAGCGGTATTACTGTGACTACTGTGACCGGTCCTTTCAGGACAACATGCACAACAGGAAAAAACACCTGTATGGTGTTCAACACCACAGATCTAAAAAGGCTTGGTTTGACAATTTCAGGG ATGCTGCAGCCATCCTGTATGATGAACAAACGAAGAAACCCTGCAGGAAATTTCTTCAGACAG GCCAGTGTGTGTTTGGCAACAACTGTAGGTTCTCTCACATGTCAGAGAGGGACATGGAGAACTTAAGAATGCAGATTGAAG ATGAAAGACGGAGCAGAGAGGACCCGGAGCACAGAGCGTCCCCTGAGCGGAGCATAGAGGAGTGGCTCaccaggagagagaagaagagagccgCCCTCAGCAGTGGAAG tgttctgaaagaggaagatgaggaggatgaaGATAATCAACCAGAGAATGACATACCGCAACATTTCCTCACCATTCCtgaccttcctccctcccttcggCCCCCTCCCCCTGGAGGATGGAAAGTCAAAGTCAGAACTGAATGGGGTTGA
- the LOC129818633 gene encoding cytochrome b-c1 complex subunit 9-like, whose protein sequence is MSLAKGVYNLLFRRTSTFAITIMFGAVFVERIFDQGGDATFEQLNRGKLWKHIKYQNEEE, encoded by the exons ATGTCGCTAGCGAAAGGAGTCTATAATTTGCTCTTCAGGAGAACATCTACTTTTGCCATTACCATCATGTTCGGAGCAGTGTTTGTTGAACGaatatttgaccaaggaggagatGCCACATTCGAGCAATTGAATCGGGGG AAACTCTGGAAACACATTAAATACCAAAACGAGGAGGAATAG